TGGAGCCGACGGCAAAATCGGCCACTCCCTGCCGGAGGATGAGGAATTCGTTGGTCTGCATCCCCGCAAAGAGCTGCCCGGCGAAGTAGCATTTGATATTGATTTTCCCTCCGGAACGCTCCTTGACCAAATCGGCGAATTTCTGTGCCGCCTGGCCCCAAGGCGTTTGGGGTCCGATGACGAGGCTCAACTTGTATTCCGGTTTGTACATGGTGGCCCCGGTTTCGCCGATCCCGAACAGGACAAGACCAAAGACGACGGTAGCGAAAAGCATCTTTCTAAACATCTTTGACCTCCTCTTCAAAGTTTCCCTTTCCCTAAGGGTGAAAATTTTTTAACAAATCCTTTCCGTTTTGACAAGGAAGGGTTGGACGCTCTTAGAACTCCTCGAAAAATGGGTGTACGAAGTCGAAGAAGGTCTGTCCGAAGGGCTTGCCTTGGAAGCCATCTACCGCAAGGGAGAGGAGAAACCCGAGGGCCACCAGGGTCAAAAAGGCGAAGAGGAGGAGGTCGTGATAGTGGTAGAAACGGCCGATCCTCTGGGCTGCCTGATGGAAGGGGGTCTTTTCGGGCTCCGAATCCCTTCCTGGCTTGGAGTAGTAGGGCGTGTCCACCCCGGAAAAGAGGAGGAGCAGCCTCGAGCCGACATAAAAGGCAAACGTCAGGAATCCGACGGAAAGGGCCGCCCCGGAGGGGGCCCCGAGGAGCCGGACGAGCCCATAGGCCAGCAGGCCATAGAGCCCCCCTCCGATGATCCCCAACGATATCCTGACCGTCAACGCATTGAAGAAGCCCATGAGGTCAACGATTCAATCTTCGGTATCTCACAAGGTTCGAAAGGGCCTTGGCCGCCCGCTCCGGTGTGGGATAGTTGGGCATCCCCGCTGCCTCAAGGCGTCCGATCTCTTCGTCCCAGATCCCCTCCGGGGCCGACATACAGCAGAGGATCGGTTTGTCGATCTCCATCCGGACCAGGGCGTCGGCCAGGGTCCCTACGGCCGAGCGGTTGGCCGAAGCGAACATGATGCAGAAGAGGAGGGCGTCGATTCGCTCGTCCTTTAAGACGGCCTCCACCGTTCCGCGAATGGCCTCGGAATCGTACCAGGCGGGTCCCATGTCTACGGGGTTGGTGCGTATGGCCAGAGGGGGCAGAAGGCGGTTGATCTTCTCCTGGGTGGTGGGGGAGAAGGGGGGGACAAGCAGTCCCTCCCGCTCACACACGTCGCAAGCGGCCATTCCAGGCCCGGCCTGTCCCGAAAGGACCGCCACCCGGTTTCCTTTTGGGAGATGAGCGAGGGCCAGGGCCTTCGCCGCATCGAGAAGTTCCTCCGAGCTGTTGACGGTGAGGATACCGGATTGCTTGAAGGCCGCCTCGTAGATTTCATGCCTGCCGGCGAGGGACCCTGTATGGAACTGGGAGGCCTTGTCTCCGGTCGAGGAACGGCCTGTTTTGTAGGCGACGATCGGTTTTCCGGCTGCTCCTGCCTTGGCCGCCTCGAGCAATCGTCTCGGCTGGTCCAGTCCTTCGAGATAAAGGGCCATCACTCCGGTATGGGGGTCCCGATCGAGATAGTCCACCATGTCCCAGAAATCGACATTACAACGGTTCCCAAGCCCCACGATCTTGCTCAATCCAACGGAGTGGCGCATCGTTAAGAAACCGAAGAGGTGGGACATCCCGCCGCTCTGGCTCACAAAGGCGATGTTTCCTCTTCTGACCCTCGAGAATTCGGGGGTGAAGGTGGCGTTCAGGGGGAGGTGGAGATTGACGATGCCGAAGGTATTGGGGCCAATGATCTTTATTCCAGACCGGTTGGCCAGTTCGGTGATCTCCCGTTGCAACAGTTCGCCCCTTCGGTCCTCGATCTCCTTGAACCCCGCCGTGATGAGGACGACGCCCCTCACCCCCTTTTCGCGGCAGACCTGAAGGGTCTTGGGCACCTGTTCGGCCGGAAGAACGATGATGGCGAGTTCCACCCTGTCAG
This Thermodesulfobacteriota bacterium DNA region includes the following protein-coding sequences:
- a CDS encoding CoA-binding protein; amino-acid sequence: MSQDREALHAIFEPEAVAVIGASDNPNKLGSHVMRSLTEGNYPGRIYPVNPGKAEIFGIRTSPSLLEIPDRVELAIIVLPAEQVPKTLQVCREKGVRGVVLITAGFKEIEDRRGELLQREITELANRSGIKIIGPNTFGIVNLHLPLNATFTPEFSRVRRGNIAFVSQSGGMSHLFGFLTMRHSVGLSKIVGLGNRCNVDFWDMVDYLDRDPHTGVMALYLEGLDQPRRLLEAAKAGAAGKPIVAYKTGRSSTGDKASQFHTGSLAGRHEIYEAAFKQSGILTVNSSEELLDAAKALALAHLPKGNRVAVLSGQAGPGMAACDVCEREGLLVPPFSPTTQEKINRLLPPLAIRTNPVDMGPAWYDSEAIRGTVEAVLKDERIDALLFCIMFASANRSAVGTLADALVRMEIDKPILCCMSAPEGIWDEEIGRLEAAGMPNYPTPERAAKALSNLVRYRRLNR